ATTCTATTTCTCCCGCTCCGTTGAGGGTGAAAGCGATCTGCTGTATGGACTCCAGGATGGAGCGCAGTTCTTCCAGGCTTTGCCAGAGAGCCGCCTGTGCATTCTTTCTCACGGTTATCTCCTCCCGCAGGGACTCCTGTGTTTCATTCAGTGCGCGGGTCTGCTGGTGCAGCCGGTAAAAGGTGCCGACCTTCAGCAGCAGGATGTCCGGATCAAAAGGTTTGGTGATATAATCGATAGCGCCGGAAGTATATCCTTTTGTGATGAACCGTTTTTCCACGTTCACCGCAGAAAGAAAAATAATGGGAATGTCTCTCGACTTGCTGTACCCCGTGATCGCCTCCGCCACTTCAAAACCATCCATGCCAGGCATCTGTACATCCAGAATAATGACAAAATAGGTGTTCTTCAGAATCTTGCGCAGCGCCTCTTCCCCGGAAGTCGCCGTATCTACCTTAAACTGGTTTATCTCAAGCAACTTCTGGAGTGAATAGATATTATCGGGACGATCATCAACTATAAGGATCATAATACTGCCAAAATGTGCGGCAATTTATTCAAATTTTATGCGACTGCACTGTAGATTTAACTCTACACATATCTATCTCATTTTCAATTTGTTGCAAGAATTTTTCTATTGGCATAATTTATGGTACCGCCATAAAAAAGGGAGCGGTACCTATCACCGTACCACTCCCGTGCCATTCTAACTATTGATCCGTTACTTCTTCTGTGCGATCTTTGATCCGTTCCTTATTTCATCATTTGCTTTTTCAACGAGGATATCTCCGGCGTAGAGATCGCCGAATATTTCGGCTTTACCTTCCGCTTCGCGGCCTTTGCGCACCTCCACCCATTCCGCTGCGCCATTGTTCACACGCACCACAAATACTTTCTCCGTGGAGCTCACCACAGCCGTTGAGGGCACCACAAATACGCTGTCACGGTTATTCAGCGGAATGCTCACTTCCGCTACCATACCCGGGAGCAGGGCTTTATTGCTGTTATCCACATCCATTTCCACGCGTTGCGAGCGCAGGCGGCTGTCCAGCGCGCCGGAGAGGCGGTCGATCACAGCGGTGAACTCCTTTCCGCCCATGGAGCGGATGGTAAAGCTCACTGCTTTCTTTTCCGCGAGGTATGCGGTATATGCTTCCGGTATGGACACAACGAGGCGGAGTTTCTTTTGCTGCTGCAGGGAAAAGAGCGGGAATTCGGAGCCTTTGCCGGATGGGCCTACATATGCCCCGGCGCTTACGTTCCTGCTGCTGATCACCCCTTCGAAGGGTGCACGTATCTCCAGGTAGTTGCGGGTATCGGCGATCTCGCGGTAGGCGGCTTTGGCGGATTCCTGCTGGGCGAAATCAGACTGCTGTTTGGCATATGCCAGGTCCAGATCGTTGCGGGAAACCGTTCCCGGCGTCTGGCTGGTCTGATACAAACGGTCGTAATTGGCTTTGCTGGCCAGGTACACCGCTTCCTGCGAGTGCAGTCTTGATTCCGCTCCCGCCAGCTGGGCGTTCAGCTCCGGCGCTTCCATCGTGGCCAGCAGCTGGCCGGCCTTCACGGTGGAGCCTACATCCACATATAATTTCTTTACAAAGCTGTTCACCTTCGCATAGAGATCCACCTGCTGGAAGGCGATCAGTTCCCCTGGCATGCGCAGGGTGGCGGAAAGCACATCTTTTTTCAGGGCAAAGGTGCTTACGGCGTTGGCGGCAACGGTTTCTTCAGCAGGCCTGTTGTCCGGCTTGCTTTGCGAAACGCCGCAACCGGCCAGCAGAATTGCGGCAAACAAGACCGGTATGTTATTGTTTGTTCTGATCATACAAGGAAGGTATATAGTGTTTACTGTCTTTATTTTCCGGGTTGAGGGATACAGAGGCGATGGATGCTTTTTTCTGCACCCAGGCGAACACGAGCGGCAATATCAGCAGCGTGGAAAAGGTAGAGGCTACCAGCCCGCCGATCACCGCTCTGCCGAGAGGTGACACCTGGTCCCCGCCTTCTCCGTGCCCGATGGCCATAGGTATCATACCCGCCACCATCGCCAGGCTGGTCATCAGGATCGGCCGGAGGCGCAGCCCCGCCGCTTCTTTTGCGGAGGCCAGCGAGTCCCCGTTATGCCGCCGCAGATGCTCCGCATTCGTGATCAGCAGTACTGCATTGGAGATGGACACGCCTACGGACATGATGATACCCATGTAGGATTGCAGGTTCAGCGTTGAACCGGTAAGTATCAGCATCAGCAGCGCACCGAAGATCACCGCCGGAACGGTGGTCAGCACTACCAGCGATACGCTGAACGACTGGAAGTTGGCGGCCAGCATCAGGAAGATCACCACAATGGCCACAATAAGGCCGGATTCGAGGCTGGACAACGTTTCATCCAGGGTGTTGGACATGCCTACTATTTCCATGCCCAGGCCACGCGGCAGCTCACCGAGCGAGGCGATCGCCGCTTTC
This genomic stretch from Chitinophaga sp. XS-30 harbors:
- a CDS encoding efflux RND transporter periplasmic adaptor subunit, translating into MIRTNNNIPVLFAAILLAGCGVSQSKPDNRPAEETVAANAVSTFALKKDVLSATLRMPGELIAFQQVDLYAKVNSFVKKLYVDVGSTVKAGQLLATMEAPELNAQLAGAESRLHSQEAVYLASKANYDRLYQTSQTPGTVSRNDLDLAYAKQQSDFAQQESAKAAYREIADTRNYLEIRAPFEGVISSRNVSAGAYVGPSGKGSEFPLFSLQQQKKLRLVVSIPEAYTAYLAEKKAVSFTIRSMGGKEFTAVIDRLSGALDSRLRSQRVEMDVDNSNKALLPGMVAEVSIPLNNRDSVFVVPSTAVVSSTEKVFVVRVNNGAAEWVEVRKGREAEGKAEIFGDLYAGDILVEKANDEIRNGSKIAQKK